A genomic window from Streptomyces mirabilis includes:
- a CDS encoding ABC transporter permease yields MTQPVSPPRGSTDKVQPMSELPAWRTLAARADVRTLSLLGVLVALIVIGGITKPDEFLDTRNLQLVLTQASVIGVVTVGMTFVITSGGIDLSVGAIVALSSVWATTVATQEYGFAGILFTAVLVGVGCGLVNGLLIAYGGMVPFIATLAMLASARGLALQITDGKTQIVTIDGILKLGERDSYILGIPPLVLVFAVVTIIGWLILNRTTFGRRTVAVGGNAEAARLAGIDVRRQRLYLYLLSGLCCGIAAFLLIILSGSGQNTNGNLYELDAIAAAIIGGTLLSGGRGTITGSVLGVLIFTTITNIFALNNLQSDVQQIAKGAIIVAAVLVQRRTAASST; encoded by the coding sequence ATGACGCAGCCCGTGTCCCCGCCCCGGGGCAGCACCGACAAAGTGCAGCCGATGAGCGAACTCCCCGCGTGGCGCACCCTCGCGGCCCGCGCCGACGTCCGCACCCTCTCGCTGCTCGGCGTACTCGTCGCCCTGATCGTCATCGGCGGTATCACCAAGCCCGACGAGTTCCTCGACACCCGAAACCTCCAACTCGTCCTCACCCAGGCCTCGGTGATCGGCGTCGTCACCGTCGGCATGACCTTCGTCATCACCTCCGGCGGCATCGACCTGTCCGTCGGCGCGATCGTCGCGCTGTCCTCGGTGTGGGCCACGACGGTCGCCACCCAGGAGTACGGCTTCGCGGGCATCCTCTTCACCGCGGTGCTCGTCGGCGTGGGCTGCGGCCTGGTCAACGGCCTGCTCATCGCGTACGGCGGGATGGTCCCGTTCATCGCGACGCTCGCCATGCTCGCCTCGGCCCGCGGCCTTGCCCTCCAGATCACCGACGGCAAGACCCAGATCGTCACCATCGACGGGATCCTGAAGCTCGGCGAACGCGACTCGTACATCCTCGGCATCCCGCCGCTGGTCCTGGTCTTCGCCGTCGTCACGATCATCGGCTGGCTGATCCTCAACCGCACCACCTTCGGTCGCCGCACGGTCGCCGTCGGCGGCAACGCGGAGGCGGCCCGGCTCGCCGGCATCGACGTACGGCGCCAGCGGCTGTACCTCTACCTGCTCTCCGGACTGTGCTGCGGCATCGCCGCCTTCCTGCTGATCATCCTGTCCGGCTCCGGCCAGAACACCAACGGCAACCTGTACGAACTCGACGCCATCGCCGCCGCGATCATCGGCGGGACCCTGCTCAGCGGGGGCCGCGGCACCATCACCGGCTCGGTGCTCGGTGTCCTGATCTTCACCACGATCACCAACATCTTCGCGCTGAACAACCTGCAGAGCGACGTCCAGCAGATCGCCAAGGGCGCGATCATCGTCGCGGCGGTCCTGGTCCAGCGGCGTACGGCAGCAAGCAGCACCTGA
- a CDS encoding substrate-binding domain-containing protein, with protein MPESTSSTSFTSRRGLLFGTAAASAGALLVGCTSNDTKNEKTAANSQPAADDKPGKHITIGFAGPQADHGWLNAINDNAKSRAKKYSDVTLEITEGSNDTAAQIGQIETLINKKVDVLVVLPADGKALTQVGLKAMRAGIPVVNLDRIFNTPQAYRCWIGGDNYGMGLSAGHYIGEKLKDKQDAKVIELAGLDNLELTQQRTQGFDAALKNYPNIKKVARQAADFTVESGQAKMAQLLQAQPKFDALWNHDDDQGVGALRAIKQAGREDFLMVGGAGALSAFQAIQADNSVLKATVLYPPTMAASAIDLARALGQGKGIGGLAEFEIPVSLTLYSAVVDKDNVGQYLATGFR; from the coding sequence ATGCCAGAATCCACGAGCTCCACCAGCTTCACGAGCCGCAGAGGGCTCCTCTTCGGGACCGCCGCAGCCTCGGCCGGCGCCCTCCTGGTCGGCTGCACCAGCAACGACACCAAGAACGAGAAGACGGCCGCGAACAGTCAACCGGCCGCCGACGACAAGCCCGGCAAGCACATCACCATCGGCTTCGCGGGTCCGCAGGCCGACCACGGCTGGCTCAACGCGATCAACGACAACGCCAAGAGCCGGGCCAAGAAGTACTCGGACGTGACACTGGAGATCACCGAGGGCTCCAACGACACGGCCGCGCAGATCGGCCAGATCGAGACTCTGATCAACAAGAAGGTCGACGTCCTGGTGGTGCTGCCCGCCGACGGCAAGGCGCTCACCCAGGTCGGCCTGAAGGCGATGCGCGCGGGCATCCCGGTCGTCAACCTCGACCGGATCTTCAACACCCCGCAGGCATACCGCTGTTGGATCGGCGGTGACAACTACGGCATGGGCCTCAGCGCCGGCCACTACATCGGCGAGAAGCTGAAGGACAAGCAGGACGCCAAGGTCATCGAACTCGCCGGGCTCGACAACCTGGAACTCACCCAGCAGCGCACCCAGGGCTTCGACGCGGCCCTGAAGAACTACCCCAACATCAAGAAGGTGGCCCGCCAGGCCGCCGACTTCACTGTCGAGTCCGGACAGGCCAAGATGGCCCAACTGCTTCAGGCCCAGCCGAAGTTCGACGCGCTGTGGAACCACGACGACGACCAGGGCGTGGGCGCGCTGCGCGCCATCAAGCAGGCCGGACGCGAGGACTTCCTGATGGTCGGCGGCGCGGGCGCGCTCTCCGCCTTCCAGGCCATCCAGGCCGACAACAGCGTCCTGAAGGCCACCGTCCTCTACCCGCCGACCATGGCGGCCTCCGCGATCGACCTCGCTCGCGCGCTCGGCCAGGGCAAGGGCATCGGCGGGCTCGCCGAGTTCGAGATCCCGGTCTCACTCACGCTCTACTCGGCCGTCGTCGACAAGGACAACGTCGGCCAGTACCTGGCCACCGGCTTCAGGTGA
- a CDS encoding Gfo/Idh/MocA family oxidoreductase, translated as MGQPHQGEAAGVEAGLASGPGAEAKAGKPTLGVGMVGYAFMGAAHSQGWRTVGRVFDLPRSPVLAAVCGRDASAVRAMADRHGWAAAETDWRALIARDDVDLVDICTPGDSHAEIALAALAAGKHVLCEKPLANTVEEAEAMTEAAEAAFARGQMSMVGFNYRRLPATSLARKMVAEGRLGALRHVRVTYLQDWLVDPEFPLTWRLRKELAGSGALGDLGAHIVDLAQYLAGEPVVGVSALTETFVRERPLPGGVSSGLTAVSATNPRAGGVGTVTVDDAALFTGRFASGALASFEASRFATGRKNSLRIELNGERGSLAFDLERLNELAYHDHTEPGTHAGFRRILVTEPDHPYLAAWWPPGHGLGYEHTFTHQARDLVRAIAAGRRPEPSFADGLRVQRVLAAVEESAEKNSVYTPIAV; from the coding sequence ATGGGACAGCCGCACCAGGGCGAGGCAGCCGGGGTGGAGGCGGGGCTCGCTTCCGGGCCCGGGGCCGAGGCGAAGGCGGGCAAGCCGACGCTCGGGGTGGGCATGGTCGGATACGCCTTCATGGGCGCCGCCCACTCCCAGGGCTGGCGCACCGTGGGCCGCGTCTTCGACCTGCCGCGCAGCCCGGTCCTCGCCGCCGTCTGCGGCCGGGACGCGAGCGCGGTGCGGGCCATGGCCGACCGGCACGGCTGGGCGGCGGCCGAGACCGACTGGCGGGCCCTGATCGCCCGGGACGACGTCGACCTCGTCGACATCTGCACCCCCGGCGACAGCCATGCCGAGATCGCCCTCGCCGCCCTGGCCGCCGGCAAACACGTACTGTGCGAGAAGCCCCTCGCGAACACGGTCGAGGAGGCGGAGGCGATGACGGAGGCCGCCGAGGCAGCCTTCGCCCGCGGCCAGATGTCCATGGTCGGCTTCAACTACCGTCGATTGCCCGCGACTTCGCTCGCCCGGAAGATGGTCGCCGAGGGCCGGCTCGGAGCCCTGCGGCACGTACGGGTGACGTACCTTCAGGACTGGCTGGTGGACCCGGAGTTCCCGCTCACCTGGCGGCTGCGCAAGGAGCTCGCGGGTTCGGGCGCGCTCGGCGACCTCGGGGCCCACATCGTCGACCTCGCCCAGTACCTGGCGGGCGAGCCGGTCGTCGGGGTCTCCGCGCTCACCGAGACGTTCGTACGGGAGCGCCCGCTGCCCGGCGGAGTGTCGAGCGGACTGACCGCCGTATCGGCGACGAACCCGCGGGCGGGGGGCGTCGGCACCGTCACCGTCGACGACGCCGCCCTCTTCACCGGCCGCTTCGCCTCCGGCGCCCTCGCCTCCTTCGAGGCGTCCCGCTTCGCGACCGGACGCAAGAACTCCCTGCGCATCGAACTCAACGGCGAGCGCGGCTCGCTCGCCTTCGACCTGGAACGGCTCAACGAGCTCGCGTACCACGACCACACCGAACCCGGCACGCACGCGGGCTTCCGCCGGATCCTCGTCACGGAGCCCGACCACCCCTACCTGGCAGCCTGGTGGCCGCCGGGCCACGGCCTCGGCTACGAGCACACCTTCACCCACCAGGCCCGCGACCTGGTACGGGCCATCGCCGCCGGCCGGCGCCCCGAACCGTCCTTCGCCGACGGGCTGCGGGTGCAGCGCGTCCTCGCGGCGGTGGAGGAGAGCGCCGAGAAGAACTCCGTCTACACACCCATCGCGGTCTGA
- a CDS encoding sugar phosphate isomerase/epimerase family protein, which translates to MPRTFTLFTGQWADLPLEEVCRLARDFGYDGLELACWGDHFEVDKALADPSYIDSRHALLDKYGLKCWAISNHLVGQAVCDAIIDERHRAILPARIWGDGEPEGVRQRAAAEIADTARAAAAFGVDTVVGFTGSAIWHLVAMFPPAPESMIARGYEDFATRWNPILDVFDEQGVRFAHEVHPSEIAYDYWTTQLALKAVDHRPAFGLNFDPSHFVWQDLDPVGFLYDFRDRIYHVDCKEARKRLDGRNGRLGSHLPWGDPRRGWDFVSAGHGDVPWEDVFRMLRSIDYTGPVSVEWEDAGMDRLQGAPEALTRLKAYDFEPPSGSFDAAFGSND; encoded by the coding sequence ATGCCGCGCACCTTCACACTCTTCACCGGCCAGTGGGCCGACCTGCCCCTCGAAGAGGTCTGCCGCCTCGCCCGTGACTTCGGCTATGACGGCCTTGAACTCGCCTGCTGGGGCGACCACTTCGAGGTCGACAAGGCGCTCGCGGACCCCTCGTACATCGACTCCCGGCACGCGCTCCTCGACAAGTACGGCCTCAAGTGCTGGGCGATCTCCAACCATCTGGTCGGCCAGGCCGTCTGCGACGCCATCATCGACGAGCGGCACCGGGCGATCCTGCCCGCCCGGATCTGGGGCGACGGCGAACCCGAGGGCGTACGGCAGCGGGCCGCCGCCGAGATCGCCGACACCGCGCGCGCCGCGGCGGCCTTCGGCGTCGACACCGTCGTCGGCTTCACCGGCTCGGCGATCTGGCACCTGGTCGCGATGTTCCCGCCCGCCCCCGAGTCGATGATCGCCCGTGGCTACGAGGACTTCGCGACGCGCTGGAACCCCATCCTGGACGTCTTCGACGAGCAGGGCGTGCGGTTCGCGCACGAGGTCCACCCGAGTGAGATCGCCTACGACTACTGGACGACACAGCTCGCGCTCAAGGCGGTCGACCACCGACCGGCGTTCGGACTGAACTTCGACCCCTCGCACTTCGTCTGGCAGGACCTGGACCCGGTCGGCTTCCTCTACGACTTCCGCGACCGCATCTACCACGTCGACTGCAAGGAAGCCCGCAAGCGGCTCGACGGCCGCAACGGTCGCCTCGGCTCGCACCTGCCCTGGGGCGATCCCCGGCGCGGCTGGGACTTCGTGTCCGCCGGCCACGGCGACGTCCCCTGGGAGGACGTCTTCCGCATGCTCCGCTCCATCGACTACACGGGCCCCGTCTCGGTCGAGTGGGAGGACGCCGGCATGGACCGGCTCCAGGGCGCACCCGAGGCCCTGACCCGTCTCAAGGCGTACGACTTCGAGCCGCCGTCGGGATCCTTCGACGCGGCGTTCGGCAGCAACGACTGA
- a CDS encoding PQQ-dependent sugar dehydrogenase, protein MHGKDRATHTDRTETHRRRPAFRRALALLSGALLAAASLTLTAPPAGAAVAAPGNTAAAEDFQQVTLAKGEPEVGEPMSLAVLPDRSVLHTSRDGELRLTDAAGNTKIAGKLDVYTHDEEGLQGVGIDPGFADNRFIYLYYAPPLNTPAGDAPETGTAADFAPFDGVNRLSRFVLRTDGTLDTASEKKILDVQATRGICCHVGGDIDFDAAGNLYLSTGDDSNPFQSDGFTPIDERPDRNPVFDAQRSAGNTNDLRGKILRIKVNADGSYSIPDGNLFPPGTDKTRPEIYAMGFRNPFRFSVDNATGIVYVGDYGPDAGAADPARGPGGQVEFARVTGPGNFGWPYCTGKNDAYVDYDFATKTSGAAFDCNAPKNTSPHNTGLTDLPPAQPAWIPYDGASVPEFGSGSESPMGGPVYHYDASLDSPVKFPQAYDGNFFAGEFGRRWIKRIASDSAGTVQSINSVPWTGTQVMDMAFGPDGALYVLDYGTAWFGGDENSGLYRIENATDGHSPVAQAAADRTSGQAALKVSFSSAGSSDADGDALTYSWDFGDGGTSTAANPSHKYRTNGTYTATVTAKDATGRTGSASVQIVVGNTAPKVVIEQPRDGQLFSFGDPVPFKVKVTDPEDGRAIDCAKVKVTFILGHDSHGHPLTSANGCSGTLQTSADGGHDQDANIFGVLDAEYTDGGGGGQAPLTTHDQNVLQPKHRQAEHYGKASSITVQSKTTAHGGKTVGDIDNGDWISFTPYSLSDAQKITARVSSAGAGGTLEIRAGSPTGRTLGRATVPVTGGWDTFQDVSADLANAPRGTTTLYLVFKGSGTGALYDVDDFTFTTS, encoded by the coding sequence GTGCACGGGAAAGACCGCGCCACCCACACCGACAGAACCGAGACCCACAGACGACGCCCCGCATTCCGCCGAGCGCTCGCCCTGCTGAGCGGCGCGTTGCTCGCGGCCGCCTCGCTCACCCTCACCGCACCCCCGGCCGGCGCAGCCGTCGCCGCCCCGGGGAACACGGCAGCGGCGGAGGACTTCCAGCAGGTCACCCTCGCCAAGGGCGAGCCCGAGGTCGGCGAGCCCATGTCGCTCGCCGTGCTCCCCGACCGCTCGGTCCTGCACACCTCGCGCGACGGCGAACTCCGCCTCACCGACGCGGCCGGAAACACAAAGATCGCGGGCAAGCTCGACGTCTACACGCACGACGAGGAAGGCCTGCAAGGCGTCGGCATAGACCCGGGCTTCGCCGACAACCGCTTCATCTACCTCTACTACGCGCCGCCCCTGAACACCCCGGCGGGCGACGCCCCCGAGACGGGCACGGCGGCCGACTTCGCGCCCTTCGACGGCGTCAACCGTCTCTCCCGCTTCGTCCTCAGGACGGACGGCACCCTCGACACCGCCAGCGAGAAGAAGATCCTCGACGTCCAGGCCACCCGCGGCATCTGCTGCCACGTCGGCGGCGACATCGACTTCGACGCGGCGGGAAACCTGTACCTGTCGACCGGGGACGACTCCAACCCCTTCCAGTCCGACGGCTTCACGCCCATCGACGAGCGCCCCGACCGCAACCCGGTCTTCGACGCCCAGCGCTCGGCCGGCAACACCAACGACCTGCGCGGCAAGATCCTGCGCATCAAGGTGAACGCCGACGGCTCGTACTCCATCCCCGACGGCAACCTCTTCCCGCCCGGCACGGACAAGACGCGGCCCGAGATCTACGCGATGGGCTTCCGCAACCCGTTCCGCTTCAGCGTCGACAACGCGACGGGCATCGTCTACGTCGGTGACTACGGCCCCGACGCCGGCGCGGCCGATCCGGCACGCGGCCCCGGCGGCCAGGTCGAGTTCGCCCGCGTCACCGGCCCCGGCAACTTCGGCTGGCCGTACTGCACGGGCAAGAACGACGCCTACGTGGACTACGACTTCGCGACGAAGACCTCCGGCGCCGCCTTCGACTGCAACGCCCCGAAGAACACCTCCCCGCACAACACGGGACTGACGGACCTGCCCCCGGCCCAGCCCGCCTGGATCCCCTACGACGGCGCCTCCGTGCCGGAGTTCGGCAGCGGCTCGGAGTCCCCGATGGGCGGCCCGGTCTACCACTACGACGCCTCGCTCGACTCGCCCGTGAAGTTCCCGCAGGCGTACGACGGGAACTTCTTCGCCGGAGAGTTCGGCCGCCGCTGGATCAAGCGGATCGCGAGCGACTCCGCCGGCACGGTGCAGTCCATCAACTCCGTCCCGTGGACCGGCACGCAGGTGATGGACATGGCGTTCGGACCGGACGGCGCCCTGTACGTCCTCGACTACGGCACAGCCTGGTTCGGCGGCGACGAGAACTCGGGCCTCTACCGCATCGAGAACGCCACCGACGGCCACTCGCCCGTCGCGCAGGCCGCGGCCGACCGCACCTCGGGGCAGGCCGCGCTCAAGGTGAGCTTCTCCTCGGCCGGTTCGTCCGACGCGGACGGGGACGCCCTCACCTACAGCTGGGACTTCGGCGACGGCGGTACGTCGACGGCGGCGAACCCCTCGCACAAGTACAGGACGAACGGCACCTACACGGCGACGGTGACCGCCAAGGACGCGACCGGCCGCACCGGCAGCGCGAGCGTGCAGATCGTGGTCGGCAACACCGCACCCAAGGTCGTGATCGAACAACCGCGTGACGGTCAGCTCTTCAGCTTCGGCGACCCCGTGCCCTTCAAGGTGAAGGTCACCGACCCCGAGGACGGCCGAGCCATCGACTGCGCCAAGGTGAAGGTCACCTTCATCCTCGGCCACGACAGCCACGGCCACCCGCTCACCTCGGCCAACGGCTGCTCCGGCACCCTCCAGACCAGTGCCGACGGCGGCCACGACCAGGACGCCAACATCTTCGGAGTCCTCGACGCCGAGTACACCGACGGCGGAGGCGGCGGCCAGGCCCCGCTGACCACCCACGACCAGAACGTGCTCCAGCCCAAGCACCGCCAGGCCGAGCACTACGGCAAGGCCTCCAGCATCACCGTCCAGTCGAAGACCACCGCGCACGGCGGCAAAACCGTCGGCGACATCGACAACGGCGACTGGATCTCCTTCACGCCCTACTCCCTGAGCGACGCCCAGAAGATCACGGCACGTGTGTCCTCCGCCGGCGCGGGCGGCACCCTCGAGATCCGCGCGGGCTCCCCGACCGGCCGCACGCTGGGCCGGGCGACCGTACCGGTGACGGGTGGCTGGGACACCTTCCAGGACGTGAGCGCCGATCTCGCGAACGCCCCGCGCGGCACCACCACGCTCTACCTCGTCTTCAAGGGAAGCGGCACGGGAGCGCTCTACGACGTGGACGACTTCACCTTCACGACGAGCTGA
- a CDS encoding ThuA domain-containing protein, with protein MRTSIRMLTVGAAAALLLGCVSGPAASKGADGPDRSRVLVFSKTAGFRHDSIPEGIAAVRELGATGGFTVDATEDAGAFTARNLARYDAVVFLSTTGDVLDTTQQAAFERYIKRGGGYVGIHAAADTEYDWAFYGGLAGAYFQSHPAIQPATVTVEDRSHPATSGLPRSWERMDEWYNYRSNPRDRAHVLASLDESSYTGGTMSGDHPIAWCQEYRGGRAFYTGGGHTKESYAEPAFRQHLLGGIRYAIGAAQADCRPENGYRPLFDGTAESLAAWKQAGPGSFSLSDDGTLTSHDGLGMLWYAGSGFGSYSLKLDWRVAGDDNSGVFVGFPESDDPWSAVNNGYEIQIDATDAPDRTTGAVYSFQSADLKKRDRALNPPGEWNTYEIRVEGERLRVWLNGVKINDFTNTDPVRSLRDGHIGLQNHGADDQVSFRDVRIKELPTKGD; from the coding sequence ATGCGCACATCCATACGCATGCTGACCGTGGGTGCCGCTGCCGCCCTGCTCCTCGGCTGCGTGTCGGGACCGGCGGCGTCGAAGGGCGCGGACGGGCCCGACAGGAGCCGGGTGCTGGTCTTCTCCAAGACCGCGGGCTTCCGGCACGACTCGATCCCCGAGGGGATCGCGGCCGTACGGGAGCTCGGGGCCACGGGCGGCTTCACGGTCGACGCCACGGAGGACGCGGGCGCCTTCACCGCACGCAACCTGGCGCGGTACGACGCCGTCGTCTTCCTCTCGACGACCGGTGACGTCCTCGACACCACCCAACAGGCCGCCTTCGAGCGGTACATCAAGCGGGGCGGCGGCTATGTGGGCATCCACGCGGCCGCCGACACCGAGTACGACTGGGCCTTCTACGGCGGCCTCGCGGGCGCGTACTTCCAGTCGCACCCCGCGATCCAGCCCGCGACGGTCACCGTCGAGGACCGCTCCCACCCGGCGACCTCGGGGCTCCCGAGATCCTGGGAGCGCATGGACGAGTGGTACAACTACCGCTCGAATCCGCGCGACCGGGCCCACGTCCTCGCCTCGCTCGACGAGTCCTCGTACACCGGCGGCACGATGAGCGGCGACCATCCGATCGCCTGGTGCCAGGAGTACCGGGGCGGCCGCGCCTTCTACACCGGGGGCGGCCATACCAAGGAGTCCTACGCCGAACCCGCCTTCCGACAGCACCTGCTGGGTGGCATCCGGTACGCCATCGGCGCCGCCCAGGCCGACTGCCGCCCGGAGAACGGCTACCGGCCGCTCTTCGACGGCACGGCCGAGTCGCTGGCGGCGTGGAAACAGGCGGGCCCGGGTTCGTTCTCGCTGAGCGACGACGGCACGCTGACGTCGCACGACGGCCTGGGGATGCTCTGGTACGCCGGTTCCGGGTTCGGCTCGTACTCGCTGAAGCTGGACTGGCGGGTGGCCGGGGACGACAACTCCGGAGTGTTCGTCGGGTTCCCGGAGTCCGACGACCCCTGGTCGGCCGTCAACAACGGCTACGAGATCCAGATCGACGCGACCGACGCCCCCGACCGCACCACCGGGGCCGTGTACAGCTTCCAGTCCGCCGACCTGAAGAAGCGCGACCGCGCGCTGAACCCGCCGGGGGAGTGGAACACGTACGAGATCCGCGTGGAGGGCGAGCGCCTCCGCGTCTGGCTCAACGGCGTGAAGATCAACGATTTCACCAACACCGATCCGGTACGAAGCCTGCGCGACGGACACATCGGCCTCCAGAACCATGGAGCCGACGACCAGGTGTCCTTCCGCGACGTCCGGATCAAGGAACTGCCCACGAAGGGCGACTGA
- a CDS encoding inositol-3-phosphate synthase yields the protein MPASLSEPRVGVWLIGARGSVATTVIAGCAALTAGLHPPTGMVTETSLFAECGLPTLSSLVFGGHDTVDCPLPKRAEALAAGGVLPPGLPSAIAAELAAADAEIRPGGPAPGDTRDESELVDAFATDLRDFVRRRGLTRAVVLNVASTEPAPVGSALPPSSLYAAAALAAGCPYVNFTPSTGLHHPALASVARAGRLPYAGRDGKTGQTLLRSVLGPMFAQRALEVRAWSGTNLLGGGDGASLADPAAAAAKNAGKERVLADTLGRAPQGEVHIDDVPALGDWKTAWDHIAFDGFLGTRMILQTTWQGCDSALAAPLVLDLARLVSRAHEAGLSGPLSELGFYFKDPVGDGPAALGEQYAALAGLAGRLRALPGETR from the coding sequence ATGCCCGCGTCCCTTTCCGAACCTCGGGTGGGGGTGTGGCTGATCGGAGCCCGCGGCTCCGTCGCCACCACCGTCATCGCGGGCTGCGCGGCCCTCACCGCCGGCCTGCACCCCCCGACGGGCATGGTCACCGAGACATCCCTCTTCGCCGAGTGCGGCCTGCCCACGCTGTCCTCCCTCGTCTTCGGCGGCCACGACACCGTGGACTGCCCACTGCCGAAACGGGCCGAGGCCCTGGCCGCCGGTGGTGTGCTCCCACCCGGCCTCCCCTCGGCCATCGCGGCCGAACTGGCGGCCGCCGACGCGGAGATCCGCCCCGGCGGCCCCGCCCCCGGCGACACACGGGACGAGTCCGAGCTCGTGGACGCCTTCGCGACCGATCTGCGCGACTTCGTACGACGACGGGGTCTGACCCGGGCGGTCGTGCTGAACGTGGCCTCCACCGAACCCGCGCCCGTGGGCTCCGCCCTGCCCCCGAGCTCGCTCTACGCGGCGGCGGCGCTGGCGGCCGGCTGCCCCTACGTGAACTTCACCCCGTCCACCGGTCTGCACCACCCGGCGCTGGCCTCGGTGGCACGCGCCGGCCGCCTCCCGTACGCCGGCCGTGACGGCAAGACGGGCCAGACCCTGCTGCGGTCGGTGCTCGGCCCGATGTTCGCGCAGCGCGCACTGGAGGTCCGCGCCTGGTCCGGCACCAACCTGCTCGGCGGCGGCGACGGCGCCTCCCTCGCCGACCCGGCAGCCGCCGCGGCCAAGAACGCCGGCAAGGAACGGGTCCTCGCGGACACCCTGGGCCGGGCCCCGCAGGGCGAGGTCCACATCGACGACGTACCTGCCCTCGGCGACTGGAAGACCGCCTGGGACCACATCGCCTTCGACGGCTTCCTCGGCACCCGGATGATCCTGCAGACCACCTGGCAGGGCTGCGACTCCGCCCTGGCGGCGCCCCTGGTCCTCGACCTCGCGCGCCTGGTCTCCCGCGCGCACGAGGCCGGTCTCTCGGGCCCCTTGAGCGAACTCGGCTTCTACTTCAAGGACCCGGTGGGCGACGGGCCCGCGGCGCTGGGTGAGCAGTACGCGGCCCTGGCGGGGCTCGCGGGGCGGCTCCGCGCACTTCCCGGGGAGACCCGATGA
- a CDS encoding SCO3242 family prenyltransferase, with amino-acid sequence MTPRPLGPDRPTTTSPPHGPTQSPSPTPTLSPSPTQSPSQGPRAGTTSGAGAGAGAGAGTGARAWAELLRLPALFTVPGDALAGAATTGNRPNPRTLLAIASSLCLYEAGMALNDWADQAEDALDRPHRPLPSGRIRPRAALVAAGALTAAGLALAARAGRPALAVAAPLAATVWAYDLALKRTPAGPAAMATARGLDLLLGATATGGSARPALPSALTLATHTLAVTTVSSGETRGGSPLAPLAALATTGTLAWTLTRTPQAPGTAPSRYPAAAPSRHPAADTLRTVLAAAFVATSGRPLLHAALNPSPPLTQRAVGGGIRAMIPLQAALAARSGALASALLTAALAPAARRFARKVSVT; translated from the coding sequence ATGACGCCGCGCCCGCTCGGGCCGGACCGACCGACCACGACGAGCCCGCCGCACGGCCCGACCCAGAGCCCGAGCCCGACCCCGACCCTGAGCCCGAGCCCGACCCAGAGCCCGAGCCAGGGCCCGCGAGCGGGTACAACATCCGGGGCCGGGGCCGGGGCCGGGGCGGGGGCGGGGACGGGGGCCAGGGCCTGGGCCGAACTCCTCCGTCTGCCCGCCCTGTTCACCGTCCCGGGCGACGCCCTCGCCGGTGCCGCCACCACCGGCAACCGCCCCAACCCCCGCACCCTGCTCGCCATCGCCTCCTCCCTCTGTCTGTACGAGGCGGGCATGGCCCTCAACGACTGGGCCGACCAGGCCGAGGACGCCCTCGACCGCCCACACCGCCCACTGCCCTCCGGACGCATCCGTCCGCGCGCGGCCCTCGTCGCCGCAGGCGCCCTCACGGCGGCGGGCCTGGCCCTGGCAGCACGCGCCGGACGCCCGGCCCTCGCCGTCGCGGCCCCCCTCGCGGCCACCGTCTGGGCGTACGACCTCGCGCTCAAACGAACCCCCGCCGGGCCGGCGGCGATGGCCACCGCACGGGGCCTGGACCTGCTCCTCGGCGCGACGGCCACCGGTGGCAGCGCCCGCCCCGCCCTGCCCTCCGCCCTGACCCTGGCCACCCACACCCTCGCGGTGACCACGGTGTCCAGCGGCGAGACCCGGGGCGGTTCGCCGCTCGCACCGCTGGCCGCGCTCGCCACGACGGGCACGCTCGCCTGGACCTTGACGAGGACCCCGCAGGCCCCGGGCACGGCCCCCTCCCGATACCCCGCCGCGGCCCCTTCCCGGCACCCCGCCGCGGACACCTTGCGCACCGTCCTCGCCGCCGCCTTCGTCGCCACCTCGGGCCGCCCCCTCCTCCACGCCGCCCTCAACCCCTCACCCCCGCTCACCCAGCGAGCCGTCGGCGGCGGGATCCGCGCGATGATCCCCCTCCAGGCCGCCCTCGCGGCCCGCTCCGGCGCCCTCGCCTCCGCCCTTCTCACGGCCGCCCTCGCCCCGGCGGCCCGCAGATTCGCGAGGAAGGTGAGCGTCACATGA